GCTTGCACCGCGGATAGTGCCGCCGAGTTCATTATGGGCCAGGGCTTTCTGGATCGCGCCGAAGTCAAAGCCCCAATGCTCGGGGAATTTCTGGTCTTCGCCGGCAATCACCGCAACCTTCAGATCGTCGGAGATTTCATCCCACGGTTTCCAGGTGCGTTGCAGGTCAATGGGCTCGCCGTCGATCCAGGATTCGATCTTGCGCTCGACCATCAGCGTTGTCCCGGGCGGCGGCACCACTCGAAAAATCAGCACCAGCAATACGCTGCCGCCCATGAACCAGAGCACGGCCTTCGTGAAACGACGGAAATAGATACGCAGCATAGAGATGGCTTGGCCGAACCCGTGGAGCGGGCCATTATACAGACCCTGTTGATCGAGTCTGACTGGAGTTCTTCATGCTGCGTGGCTTTCTGATGCTGGCTGCTTTTTTCGGCTTCACCGGGGTCGGCCTTGGGGCGTTTGCCGCCCATGGCCTGAAAAACCGCCTGACGCCCGAGTACCTGGCTATTTTCCACACCGGCGTCACCTATCAATTGGTGCACACCCTGGCCCTTTTGGGTGTCGCGTTGTTGGCCACGCAGATTCCCGGGCGCCTGGTGACGTGGGCCGGCGCATCGTTTGCCATCGGCATCTTGCTGTTCTCCGGAAGCCTGTATGTGCTGACCCTGACCGGTGTCAGCAAGCTCGGCATCATCACGCCATTTGGCGGGCTGGCGTTTCTGGTGGGCTGGTTCTGCCTGGGGCTCGCCGCCTGGCGGTTGAGCTGACTGCACGGTCCATTTCATGACGAATGGCTTGGGTCGCCCAGTCTGATCGGGCTAGAATGCCAGCCCTTAAAAATGATGGCGGCATCCAGCATGCGCATTCAGTTGAACGGCGAATCCTTTGAACTGCCCGACGGTGAAACCGTTGCGGCCCTGCTGACCCGTCTGGACCTGACCGGACGCCGGGTGGCGGTCGAGCTCAATCTGGATATCGTCCCGCGCAGTCAGCATGCAGACACCACGCTCAACGACGGCGACAACGTCGAAGTCGTGCACGCCATCGGCGGCGGCTAGCCGTCTGGCCCGCATGGGCCGAGAATTCTGCAAGACCCTCACCCCTACAGAGGATTTCCCATGAGCATCGTTCGTAGCGACAAGCCCTTCGTCCTGGCCGGTCGTACTTACCAGTCGCGTTTGCTGGTCGGTACCGGCAAGTACCGTGACATGGAAGAAACCCGTCTAGCCATCGAGGCCTCGGGTGCCGAGATCGTCACGTTCGCCGTGCGTCGTACCAACCTTGGCCAGATCGAAGGCGAGCCGAACCTGCTCGAAGTACTGTCGCCGGACCGCTACACCTTCCTGCCGAATACTGCCGGTTGCTACGACGCTATCGAAGCCGTGCGCACCTGCCGCCTGGCCCGTGAGTTGCTCGACGGCCACAACCTAGTGAAGCTGGAAGTCCTGGCCGACCAGAAAACCCTGTTCCCCAACGTGATCGAAACCCTCAAGGCCGCCGAAACGCTGGTCAAGGAAGGCTTCGACGTGATGGTCTACACCAGTGATGACCCGATCATCGCCCGTCAATTGGCGGAAATCGGCTGCATTGC
The Pseudomonas sp. MYb327 DNA segment above includes these coding regions:
- a CDS encoding DUF423 domain-containing protein yields the protein MLRGFLMLAAFFGFTGVGLGAFAAHGLKNRLTPEYLAIFHTGVTYQLVHTLALLGVALLATQIPGRLVTWAGASFAIGILLFSGSLYVLTLTGVSKLGIITPFGGLAFLVGWFCLGLAAWRLS
- the thiS gene encoding sulfur carrier protein ThiS, with protein sequence MRIQLNGESFELPDGETVAALLTRLDLTGRRVAVELNLDIVPRSQHADTTLNDGDNVEVVHAIGGG
- a CDS encoding thiazole synthase yields the protein MSIVRSDKPFVLAGRTYQSRLLVGTGKYRDMEETRLAIEASGAEIVTFAVRRTNLGQIEGEPNLLEVLSPDRYTFLPNTAGCYDAIEAVRTCRLARELLDGHNLVKLEVLADQKTLFPNVIETLKAAETLVKEGFDVMVYTSDDPIIARQLAEIGCIAVMPLAGLIGSGLGICNPYNLQIILEEAKIPVLVDAGVGTASDATIAMELGCDAVLMNSAIAHAQQPIMMAEAMKHAIVAGRLAYLAGRMPKKLYASASSPLDGLIK